From Longimicrobiales bacterium:
TGCACTCCGCTGCACGTATGAATGGAGCGATCATCATCCGGTCGCCAGCGTCTTGACCGACGCCGACCAGCTCACCTCCTGACGCACCTTGACGCTATAGTACTACAAATAGAATCTTAGTATCATGGTAACGAGCACCCCGTCCGGCCGCTTCGTCCTCCGCCTCGCGCCGAGCCTCCACGCGCAACTGACGCAGTCCGCGCGCAAGGCCGGCCTTTCGCTCAATGAACACTGCACGCGCAGCCTGGTTCGCGCCGAGGCCCTCCCGGAATCACCCGTGACTGAAGTCGTGGCTGCGGCAATCGAGCAGCTCGGCCCCGGCCTGGTCGGCGCTGCCATCTTCGGCTCCTATGCCCGTGGCGAGGCGGGATCATCGTCGGACGTGGACGTGCTGTTCGTCGTGAGCGACGAGGTCGAGGTGACGCGGTCGTTGTACGATCCGTGGGACGTGCGGGAATTCACGATCGATGGCCACCGCGTGGAGCCACACTTTGCGAGGATGCGCGTCGAAGCGGATCGCATCTCCGGATTCTGGGCGGAGATCGCCGTGGACGGCGTGGTCGTCTACGATCCGGAGCTGGCTCTCGCGCGTGAGCTGATCCGCATTCGGCGCGCGATCCTTGGTGGCCTGATGGTTCGCCGCACGGCCGGCGGACATTCGTGGTGGTCGGCCGCGTGATGCAGAACCGCGACCTCGCCCGTGACCACGTATGGCGCTCGGAGATCCGGCTTCGAGCGCTGGCTGTTCTGTACGATGCGGAGAGCTGGGCGGACGTCGTGCGCGAATCGCAGGAGATCGTCGAGCTCGTCCTCAAGGGTCTGCTGCGCAGTTGTGGCGTGGCGCCGCCGCGTGTGCACGACCTGTCCGAAGTACTGCTGGCTGAACGAGACCGACTGCCGCCGCTGCTGGAAGAGCACCTGGACCGGATGGTCGCCGTTTCACGACGCCTGCGCCGCGACCGCGAGCTCGCATTCTACGGTGCCGAGGACCTCACGCCGTCGGGCTTCTACACGGTCGAGGATGCGGATCGTGCGCGAGCGGATGCGGAGGCGCTCGTCGCGCTCATTGCGCCTCACGTCTGACCGATACACGCGCGTAGTCACGGCAACGTCAGTACAACGCTCAGTCCGCGCATCATGATGATCCACTCCTCATGAAGGTTGACCTCCCGGTCATGCGTGCGTACTCTGCGTTTCATGGTGTACAATACAGGACACTGTTCACTCCGCATCCCGGAGCCCGCAGAAGTATGCGGGCGCCGCCGAGCCGTACCGCCCCAGCTTCTATCTGATCCGACCGCGACTGCGTTCACTCCATATACCAGCCAGACCTTCGATCCACGTCCCTTCAGCCGGGAGGTGCCGCTGCCCCGTTGCCAAGAAGCCTGATCCTTCTCTCTCAGACCCGAAACATCAGGAGCGCGCAATGTATCAGCACAGCCACTCGGCACGGCCGCGTGTATTCGCGGTCGCGCTCGCAGGGCTGCTCGTCGGCGGAGTAATGCCAGCGAGCGCACAGGAAACGGGCACCGTTGCCGGCACGGTCGTGCACGCGAGTACTGCCCAGCCGATCGTCGGTGCCCAGGTCGTGGTAACGGGCAGCGGCATTGGCACGGTTACCAATGCGGAGGGCCAGTTCCTCCTGCTCAACGTGCGACCCGGCGAACGCGAGATCCGCGTTCACATGCTGGGTTACTCCGCTGCGAGCCGTCGTGTCGATGTCACCGCTGGCGCGACGACCACCGTGGAATTTCAGCTCGAGGAGTCGGCGATCGCGCTGGACCAGGTCGTCGTCACCGGGCAGGCGCGCGAAACGCGACGCCGTGAGGTGGCCGCCTCGATCGCGTCTGTGGACGCCTCCGAGCTCGAGGACGCCGCGATCACTTCGGTTGCGGAGATGCTGCAGGGCAGAAACCCTGGCGTGACCGTGCTGCCGGGCGGCGGCAAGGTCGGCCAGGGCACCAAGATCGTGCTGCGCGGCCCGTCGAGTCTGTCGCAGGGCGTGGAGCCGCTGATCTACGTGGACGGCGTGCGGATGGACAACTCGACCGCGACAGGTGTCTTCACGGGTGGTGAGGGCTGGACGGGCCTGGACGACATCAACCCCAATGACATCGAGCGGATCGAGGTCGTGCGTGGCGCGGCGGCCGCGACGCTGTACGGCACAGAAGCTTCGGCCGGCGTGATCCAGATCTTCACGAAGCGGGGCAAGCAGGGTGAACAGCGCTGGAATTACAGCGGTGAGTTCGGCGTGTCGAACAGCCCGAAGGACTGGTGGGGTGTCTCGGTCTACAGTGACTGGTTCTATGACGCGTACGTGAACAACAACGCGACGCAGCAGCAGCATCAGCTCTCGACCTCCGGCGGCCAGGAAGGCTACAGCTTCTATGCGTCGGGCTCGTACAGCACCCAGGACGGGCTGCTGCCGGGCAACTCCACGGAGTACAAGTCGTTCCGCGGTAACCTGCAGCTCTTCCCGCGGAGCGACCTGGTCCTGAATATCGGCACCGGCTACTCCGACCGTTTCGTTGCGATGCCGCAGGACGCGAACAACATCTACGGGTACGGCATCAATGCACTGACGGCGGGGCCGCGCGGGCTGTTCATGCCTGTTGAAGAGATTCCGCTGATCAATGTCGGGCTGAAGAGCCGCCGGTTCACCGGTAACCTCAGTGCGGAGTACAAGCCGGCGGAGTGGTTCAGCAGCCGCGCCACGCTGGGCGTCGACGTTGCAGGGATGGACAACATCGAGCTGCACCCGTACGGCGCCAACGACTCGAACCCGCTGGGTCGCAAGAGCAACTACCGTCGTGATGCGACGACGCTGACCGCCGACATTTCGGGCGTGTTCACGTTCCCGCTCAGCGAGAACGTCCGCTCGACGTCGACCATCGGCTTCCAGGGCAACGAGATCAAGGTGGGTGCCTCGGAAGCGTCGGGCCAGGAATTTCCGGTCCCGGGCCTCACGACGGTCAGCTCTGCTGCGATCACCTCGGGTTGGGAGTACCGCGGAGTCACCCGCACCGCCGGTGTCGTGTTCCAGCAGGACGTCGGCCTCTTCGACCGCCTGTTCCTGAACGCCGGCTTCCGGCTGGACGGTCACAGTGCGTTCGGTGACGATGCGGGCTACGCCTTCTATCCGAAGGGCGGCGTGTCGTACGTCGTGTCGGACCACGAGTTCTTCCCGGACCTGTTCGACTCGTTCCGCGTGCGCGGCGCCTACGGCACCGCCGGCCGACAGCCGGGCGCGTTCGACGCGGTACGTACGTGGAGCGCGATCTCCGCAGTCGACGGTGTCCCCGCAGTCACGCCATCCAACATCGGCAACTCGGAGCTCGGTCCGGAGATCAGCCACGAACTCGAGCTCGGCTTCGATGCGAGCGCGTGGAACGGCCGCGTCGGCATGCAGCTGACGTGGTACAGGCAGCGCACGGAGGACGCACTGCTGCCCGTCTCGTATCCGCCGTCCGACGGCTTCGTCGGCTCACAGCTCGAGAACGTGGGTGAGATCCAGAACACGGGTCTGGAGCTGGCCGTGAACGGCACGGTGCTGGCGCTCGACGACTTCGTGTGGAGCGCACACGCGCAGTTCGCGACGTTCGACAACGAGGTCACCGATCTGGGCGATCTGCCGGAGCTGTACCAGCACTGGACGCAGATCACGCGCGAAGGCTATCCGGTCGCGTCGTACTTCGGTGATCGCTTCGTCATGGAAGACGGTGAGGTGGTCGTGGCGGCCGACGACTACATCGGTCCACCATTCCCGACGAAGACGTTCCAGCTCGGCATGGACTTTACGCTCTGGGACCGTGTGAATGTTCGCGGCCTGATGGATCACGCGGGTGGGCATTTCATCGAAAGCAGCACAGTGCGGTGGCTCACGCGAACCAACGTGCCGAACGGCGACGAGATCGTGGATGAGTCGCTGTGGGGCACATCGGTCGCGTCGTGGTGTCACGATTCGGGCGCCGATGAGCTGACGCAGGCGATCTGTGAGTCCCCATGGCCCGAGAGCGGGCGGGGCAATGTCGTCCGACCCGCCGACTACTGGAAGCTGCGCGAGGTGACTGTGTCGTACAACCTGCCGCAGAGCATGTTCGCGGGGCTGGGCCTGGAGAGTGCCCGCGTGTTCCTCTCCGGCCGCAACATCTGGCGCCACGTGAAGGATCATATGCTCATGGAGCCGGAAGCCAACTACTCGACGGGCAGTGATCTCAGCCAGCAGGACTACTTCAACACGCCGATTCCGAGGACACTGATCTTCGGCATCAACGTCGGCTTCTGATCCTGATGATGAGGAACATGAACATGCATATACATCATGGAAGCGGCCGCCGGACCGGAGCGCGGGCGTTGGCGGTGATCACCGCCGGGTTTGCAGTCGTGGCGCTCGGTGCGTGCAGTCTCGACGTGGACAACCCCACGATGATCGAGGACGCGGACCTCGACAATCCGGATGCCGTTCCCGCGATCGCGGCCGGCGTCGCAGGCGACTTTGCATACGCGGCCGTCGTCCCGGGCGGCGGCGGCGTGTACGTCGCGGGCGCGATGCTGACCGATGAGCTGGTGCATG
This genomic window contains:
- a CDS encoding nucleotidyltransferase domain-containing protein is translated as MTEVVAAAIEQLGPGLVGAAIFGSYARGEAGSSSDVDVLFVVSDEVEVTRSLYDPWDVREFTIDGHRVEPHFARMRVEADRISGFWAEIAVDGVVVYDPELALARELIRIRRAILGGLMVRRTAGGHSWWSAA
- a CDS encoding TonB-dependent receptor, producing the protein MYQHSHSARPRVFAVALAGLLVGGVMPASAQETGTVAGTVVHASTAQPIVGAQVVVTGSGIGTVTNAEGQFLLLNVRPGEREIRVHMLGYSAASRRVDVTAGATTTVEFQLEESAIALDQVVVTGQARETRRREVAASIASVDASELEDAAITSVAEMLQGRNPGVTVLPGGGKVGQGTKIVLRGPSSLSQGVEPLIYVDGVRMDNSTATGVFTGGEGWTGLDDINPNDIERIEVVRGAAAATLYGTEASAGVIQIFTKRGKQGEQRWNYSGEFGVSNSPKDWWGVSVYSDWFYDAYVNNNATQQQHQLSTSGGQEGYSFYASGSYSTQDGLLPGNSTEYKSFRGNLQLFPRSDLVLNIGTGYSDRFVAMPQDANNIYGYGINALTAGPRGLFMPVEEIPLINVGLKSRRFTGNLSAEYKPAEWFSSRATLGVDVAGMDNIELHPYGANDSNPLGRKSNYRRDATTLTADISGVFTFPLSENVRSTSTIGFQGNEIKVGASEASGQEFPVPGLTTVSSAAITSGWEYRGVTRTAGVVFQQDVGLFDRLFLNAGFRLDGHSAFGDDAGYAFYPKGGVSYVVSDHEFFPDLFDSFRVRGAYGTAGRQPGAFDAVRTWSAISAVDGVPAVTPSNIGNSELGPEISHELELGFDASAWNGRVGMQLTWYRQRTEDALLPVSYPPSDGFVGSQLENVGEIQNTGLELAVNGTVLALDDFVWSAHAQFATFDNEVTDLGDLPELYQHWTQITREGYPVASYFGDRFVMEDGEVVVAADDYIGPPFPTKTFQLGMDFTLWDRVNVRGLMDHAGGHFIESSTVRWLTRTNVPNGDEIVDESLWGTSVASWCHDSGADELTQAICESPWPESGRGNVVRPADYWKLREVTVSYNLPQSMFAGLGLESARVFLSGRNIWRHVKDHMLMEPEANYSTGSDLSQQDYFNTPIPRTLIFGINVGF
- a CDS encoding HEPN domain-containing protein encodes the protein MQNRDLARDHVWRSEIRLRALAVLYDAESWADVVRESQEIVELVLKGLLRSCGVAPPRVHDLSEVLLAERDRLPPLLEEHLDRMVAVSRRLRRDRELAFYGAEDLTPSGFYTVEDADRARADAEALVALIAPHV